The SAR324 cluster bacterium genome window below encodes:
- a CDS encoding ABC transporter substrate-binding protein, translating into MFKKLALVALSVAAIAVSGLHAGGHSKARNKTVVFDIDGGKVAQPYNFNNLVPGTTRSNGIHQAVFEPLFILNYETGEIDPWLGESFTSNSSLDVWTLKLKKGIKWSDGEDLDADDVVYTIQMLLDDSTQSLRDAASMQQWVKSVKKQDKHTVVFNLTEPNARFQLDYFSVKIYGGVIIIPEHVWNGQDPFTFKFYDKEKGWPLGSGAYTLKSASETEFIYDRNDNWWGVSQGLPLPAPERLIWAVTSTEENRSMLAAKGELDSVMDVTLGAFEAMQARNDNMQAWFSELPYSWLDPCARQLSINTQAEPWDDPAMRWALNYIIDREEIVRVAYEGTTIPSMTLFVHYGGLFPYIDAVVAAGMGMRLNASPHIAQKIIESKGWTKGSDGFYQKGGKTLEFVIKTHEGFIEKRRIADVVVEQFLDAGIKAEHRPIAGATWDNDRYTGNFMGSMDWHSCGSINEPYASLNRFTAKYLKPVGTTSPGGNNYVRWDTAKSKEFTQIVDKMGAMPLNAPGMVDMVVDAYRLWYEELPFIPITQARKLIPFDTTYWTGWPTAENNYNHPATWWQSTHQIIHNLKPAN; encoded by the coding sequence ATGTTTAAAAAACTAGCATTAGTGGCATTGAGTGTGGCTGCGATTGCAGTCAGTGGGTTGCACGCTGGTGGTCACAGTAAGGCCAGAAATAAAACAGTAGTTTTTGACATTGACGGTGGTAAGGTAGCACAGCCGTACAATTTCAATAATTTAGTCCCGGGTACCACAAGAAGTAATGGGATTCACCAAGCGGTCTTTGAACCATTGTTCATACTTAATTATGAAACTGGTGAAATTGACCCTTGGCTCGGCGAAAGCTTTACTTCAAACAGCTCACTTGATGTTTGGACATTAAAACTTAAGAAAGGCATCAAATGGTCTGATGGAGAAGATTTAGACGCAGATGATGTTGTTTACACCATTCAAATGTTACTTGATGACAGTACGCAATCTTTACGTGATGCTGCTTCAATGCAACAATGGGTAAAGTCTGTTAAAAAACAGGATAAGCATACTGTAGTTTTTAACCTGACAGAGCCCAATGCTCGTTTCCAATTAGATTACTTCTCTGTAAAAATTTATGGTGGAGTCATCATCATTCCAGAACATGTTTGGAATGGGCAAGACCCGTTCACATTCAAGTTTTATGATAAAGAGAAGGGGTGGCCCTTGGGTTCAGGTGCTTACACTCTCAAGAGTGCATCTGAAACAGAGTTCATTTACGATCGAAATGACAACTGGTGGGGTGTAAGTCAAGGCTTACCACTTCCGGCTCCGGAGAGATTAATTTGGGCGGTCACTTCGACCGAGGAGAATCGTTCTATGCTGGCTGCAAAGGGTGAATTAGACAGCGTCATGGATGTTACCCTGGGTGCTTTTGAGGCAATGCAGGCGCGAAATGATAATATGCAAGCTTGGTTTAGTGAACTACCCTACAGTTGGTTAGACCCATGTGCACGCCAACTTTCAATTAATACTCAAGCAGAGCCTTGGGATGATCCTGCAATGCGATGGGCACTAAATTATATCATTGACCGAGAGGAAATTGTTCGCGTTGCATATGAGGGAACAACCATTCCATCAATGACCCTGTTCGTACATTATGGCGGATTATTTCCCTACATTGATGCAGTAGTAGCAGCTGGGATGGGCATGCGCCTCAATGCGAGTCCACACATTGCCCAAAAGATAATTGAATCTAAAGGCTGGACAAAAGGTTCGGATGGTTTTTACCAGAAAGGTGGCAAGACTTTAGAATTCGTTATTAAAACCCACGAAGGCTTTATCGAAAAGCGTCGAATTGCTGATGTCGTCGTAGAGCAGTTCCTTGATGCTGGCATCAAGGCAGAGCATCGTCCGATTGCAGGAGCAACATGGGATAATGACAGATATACTGGTAATTTTATGGGTTCAATGGACTGGCACTCTTGTGGTTCCATTAATGAGCCTTACGCTTCATTAAACCGCTTTACAGCAAAATATCTAAAGCCTGTAGGTACCACTTCTCCGGGTGGTAATAATTATGTACGCTGGGATACTGCAAAGAGTAAGGAGTTTACTCAGATTGTAGATAAAATGGGAGCCATGCCATTGAATGCACCTGGAATGGTCGACATGGTTGTAGATGCCTACCGCTTATGGTACGAAGAGCTGCCGTTCATACCGATCACACAGGCGCGCAAACTTATTCCGTTTGATACTACATACTGGACTGGTTGGCCGACTGCTGAAAATAATTACAACCACCCGGCGACATGGTGGCAAAGCACGCACCAGATTATTCATAATCTGAAGCCGGCTAATTAA